The Deltaproteobacteria bacterium DNA window TTACCGGCCAGCGCTACCGGCCAACGGCTGACCGCCTATGTTAACTTTATCGGTGGTCTGAAAAAGCAGCCCCATGGAAATCAGGCCTTTTACCTGGTTCTATTGGACAATGGCCGGCGGCGGTTGGCTGCCCACCCTGAGTGGCAGGAGGCGCTTTACTGCCTGCGGTGCGGGGCCTGCCTGAATATCTGCCCGATCTTTCAGTTAGGGGGCGGCCATCTTTACGGTCAGGTCTATCCTGGCGCCATCGGCATCCTGCTGGCTCCGTTTCTAAGCCATGGCACAGATCTGACCGATCTATGCACTCAGTGCGGGGCCTGTAGCCTGATCTGTCCGGTTAAGATCAATTTAGCCGATAAAATTGCACGGCGCCGCGCTCAGAGTACCCGTCATCGTGGACTGCGTCTTTTGATGCAGGGCGCCGCGGCGATTATGGCCCGGCCCCGTCTCTATCGTGGCCTGGAACCTTGGCTGCGGCTGGTCCGGCAGCATTTACCGGCCACCGGACAAAAATATCTGTGGGGACCGGGACGCTGCTTGCCAGAATTGGCTCCACAGAGTTATCATCGCATGATGCAGTCGAAGCAAAAATCGGTTTCTTAGAATCACCGGCACTTGACTTGGTTAACACCAGTGGAGCAATTACAATTTTCGATCTAGCGCTTGATCTGTATCTACTTTTCAGCCGGCTGACCGAAGCCCGAGCTCATGGACAAGAAGTGCATGGGCCCGATCAGTTGGCCCTGGCCCTGGCCACACGCGGGCATCCGCCACTGGTTCTAGAGGATCATCCCTGGCTGCAGGAAGTAGCCTCTCGCCTAGGGAATCGGGGAGTAACAGAGGTAAGCTTCCTTTCCCATCTGTCCCCCGACCAGGCCTGGACCGCAGACATAGACACTGCAGTAACCGTAGCAGCGGGAGCCATTCCGGAGACCGGCAGCATTTTGATCAATGCCTTGTCCCCCCTAGCTTTTCGGCTATCCCTGCGTCCCCGTAAGCAGATCGTAATCGTCCCCGCCGACCGAGCCACCTTGACCCTGGCCCAGGCCCTGGAGTGGACCGCCCAGGAACCCTCCGGGCTGGTCAGCTGGCTTACTGGCCCCAGCCGCACCGCGGATATCGAAAAAACCCTAGTCCTGGGCGCGCAGGGGGCCGAGAGCCTGGAGGTGCTGATTTATACCCCGGAGACCTGATGGAAAGAGTGCCCACCGTCGAAATTGAGTCCCGCATTACTCATCTACAGCGCCAGTTAGTGAGCCATAAAATTGATCTGGCGCTGATCGCCCAGAATACCGACCTGTTCTATTATAGCGGCACCGTGGTGGACGGTTTTCTGGCCGTGCCCGCCCAGGATCAGCCGATCTTAGCAGTACGCCGGCCGCAGCAGCGCCTCGACACGGAAGGCTCGGTCTGGCAGGTCCGAAATTTTAATAATTTTAAAGATCTCCATAGCATACTGGAAAAGGCGGGCCTGAGCCGGCAAGCCGTAATCGGGCTGGAGCTGGATGTCCTGCCCGCTGCCCTGTATTTAAAGCTGGGCGAGCAGGTTTTCCCCCGGAATCAGATCATAGATGCCTCGACCATCATTCGTCGCCAGCGCATGATCAAAAGCGCCTACGAAATCGAGCAACAGCGCCGGGCCGCGGCTCTCCTCGACCAGGCTCTCCAGATGGCCACCGACCTGCTCAAACCCGGAATGACTGAATTGGAGCTTGACGCCGCGGTGGTCTATCATCTGCGCCGTTTGGGCCATCAAGGCCTGGCGCGCATCCGGCGCTGGAATCTGGAACTGTTTTTCGGTCACGTACTATCAGGGATTTCGGGGCTTAAGGCCGCTTATACGGACACCCCGAGCGGCGGCACTGGGGTCAGCCCCGCCTTCCCCCAGGGAGCGGGATGGAAGCGGCTGGCCCCGGGGGAACCGATCAGCATCGACTTTCTGGCCTGTGTCAACGGCTATATCATTGATCAGACCCGAATGTATGCCCTGGGGTCCCTGCCTGAGGCCGCCTGGGAAGCCTTTGCAGTAGTTGAAGACCTGTACCGGATGTTTGAAGCCGAAGCCCGTCCCGGAGTGAGGCCTGGAGATATTTATAACTGCCTCTGGGAGGAAGTGCGAGTCCGGGGTCGCCAAGATTATTTCATGGGGGTGGGCCAGGATCGGGTGCGCTTCATCGGCCATGGCGTGGGGCTGGAGGCGGACGAATTCCCTCTCCTCAGCGCCCATTTCCCTTATCCCTTCGAAGCCGATATGGTGGTGGCCTTTGAACCCAAATTTTTCCTGCCGGAAATCGGGATGATCGGCCAGGAGGATACCGGCCGCATCACCCCGACTGGAGTGGAATGGCTGACCGTCTCTCCCCCAGGTATAGCGGTTAAGCCAGTATGAACTGGTTCGCCGAAGCCCCTAACCGCCCGTCTTCGCTTTCGGGCTTTAACTCAGGCAATATAAATAGTCTTGATGTTGACGAATTCTTTGATGCCGTAGTGGGACATTTCGCGGCCATAGCCGGATCTTTTGACCCCGCCAAAGGGAAGGCGGGGGTCCGACTTGGTCATGGTATTGACCACCACGGTGCCGGACTCAATCCGGCGGGCCAGACGCTCGCCGCGTTTTAGGTCTCGGGTCCAGATGCTGCCTCCCAGACCGTAAGGGGAGTCATTGGCCACAGCTATAGCCTCCTCTTCATCTTTAACCGTGATGAGGGCGGATACCGGGCCAAAGGTCTCCTGATCATAAACCGGCATGCCTTTTTTGACCTCGGCCAGAATGGTGGGGGTATAATAGAACCCGGGGCCATCAAGACTTTTCCCGCCGGTAACCAGCCGGGCTCCCATTTTAATTGAATCCTGGACCTGCTGGTGAAGTTGCTCCCGCAGATCGGCACGGGCCAGCGGGCCTAAGTTAGTCTCCTCCTTCAAGGGGTCACCGACCACCAGATTTTCCACCAACTGTTTGTGGCGAGCCTCAAACGCGGCTGCAACCTTTTCCAACACAATAAAGCGTTTGGCGGCAATACAGGTCTGACCGGCGTTTTGCATCCGAGCCTTGACCGCCAGGGTACAGCAGAGGTCGAAATCCGCGTCTTCGAGGACAACAAAAGGGTCCGTCCCCCCCAGTTCCATGACGGTCTTTTTTAGATGTCGGCCCGCGGCGGCCGCCACCTGGCTGCCAGCTTTTTCACTGCCAGTGAGGGCTACCCCCTTGATGACCTCGTGGCCAATCAAGGGCTCAACCTGACTGCCAGGGATCAGCAGGGTGCGGAAAATATCCTCTGGGAAGCCGGCCTGCCGGAAGACCTCTTCCAGGGCCAGGGCACAGCCGGGGACGTTGGAGGCATGCTTGAGGACGCAAGCATTGCCAGCTATCAGGGCTGGGACGGCATAGCGACAGACCTGCCAGAAGGGAAAATTCCAGGGCATGATCCCCAGCACCACACCGATCGGCTCAAAGCTGACAAAACTTCGGCCGGATTCCAGGGGAATTGCTTCGTCGGCCAGCATGGCCTCGGCATTATCGGCATAGTAGTCGCAAATGAAGGCGCACTTTTCCACCTCGGCCCGAGCGGTTTTGATGATTTTACCCATTTCCTGGGTGATCAGTTGGGCGTACTGGTCCTGGTGTGCCAGTAATGCCTGGCCCACCCGTTTGGTTAGGGCAGCCCTTTCCGAAAAAGAGGTGGATTTCCAGGATTTCCAGGCTTTATCTACCCTTAGAAGAATATCTTGACATTCCCAAAGGTGGTGTTCAGGGTATTGTTTAATGACTTGGCCGGTGGCCGGATTGATGCTTTGCATATTGTCGCCTCTGTTATTTATAGCACCTGATCCCTAAGGTTTTTCCATCTTATTCCAGGTTGAGCCTGTTGCGGCACCGCGATTTAATATCATTTCTGGAAAATTTTATCACCTGAAATGCCGATAATTTGAAATTTGAGCCTAACCATAGATCCAGCCCGGTTCTTGGCAGACGAAATTATTTATAATATATTACACAATCATTGATAATATCATCAATCTGAGGCCCCAAATCATCGGTCCACCGTCCAAGGCTTTAAGATATCTATGAAATTCTGGTTCTTGGCTTTGGAATAAGACTATAAACCTGGTATTTGGGTTTTTAAATGGAATTCGATCACTTGATCCATAATGCCTTGGTGCTCACCCTGGAGCCAGGGGTGCCACCTCTGGCCAACGGTTATGTGGCGGTGCAGGGCGACCGCATCGCCGCGGTCGGACAGGAGGCCAGCGCTGCCGAATTGCCCGCCGCCCGGGAGCAACTGGATGTCCAGGGCAGCCTGGTGATGCCGGGTCTGATCAATACCCATACCCACGCGGCCATGACCCTGTTCCGGGGACTAGCCGATGACCTGCCTCTGGAAGACTGGCTACATAAATATATCTTTCCCGCTGAGGTTCGGTATGTAGACGCCGAATTCGTCCACTGGGGCACCCGGCTGGCGATTGCCGAAATGCTCCGGGGCGGCATCACTACCGTGGGCGATGGCTATTTTTTTGCCGCGGCCGCCCGCCACGCCTATCTGGAGACAGGGCTGCGCGCCGTCATGGCGCAGGGGGTGCTGGATTTCCCCGTTCCTGGGGTGCCGGATCCGCAGGATAATTTAAAAGTGGCGGCCGAATTTATCGATTCCGGGGCTGGAGGCGGACAGAGGCTGGTCACCTCTACCCTGTTCTGTCATGCCCCTTATACCTGCCGCGCTGGCACCCTGCAACAGGCCAAGGCCCTGACCCGAGAACGGAATCTGCCCTTTTTCATCCACCTGGCCGAAACCCAGGCGGAAGTTGACCGGATGAAACAAGTGCATGGTCTGAGCCCGGTGGCTTACCTGGACTCGCTGGGCATCCTCGATAGCCTGACGGTCGCCGCCCATGCCATTTGGGTGGATGAAGCCGACCAGGAAATCCTGGCCCGCCGCGGCGTCAAGGTCAGCCACTGTCCGGAAGGCAACCTGAAGCTGGCCTCCGGCGTGGCCCCGGTTCCTGAGCTGTTGCACAAAGGCATCTGCGTCGGACTGGGCACTGATGGCGCCGCCTCCAACAATAACTTGGATCTGTTTGGGGAAATGGCCCTGGCCGCCAAGCTCCATAAGGTTATCCGCCTCGATCCCACCTGCCTGCCCGCCCCCGAGGTCGTGGCTCTAGCCACCCGCGAGGGCGCCCGAGTCCTGGGTCTGGCAGACCGCACCGGGACCATAACCCCGGGGAAAGCTGCCGACCTGATCATCCTCGATCTGGACCAGCCCCATCTGACCCCGCTCTATGATCCTTATTCACACCTGGTCTATGCGGCCCGGGCTGCTGATGTCAAAGATGTGATGGCTGATGGCCGTTGGCTGCTCCGGGAGCGGGAATTTCTGACGCTGGATTGGGACGAAACCAGACAGCGAGTCCATGAGTTGACCCATTCCCGGGGTATGTCCAGCTTTGGTGCTAGTGACCTGGAACCGCCGGTCTGATTGACAAAAGCCATTGTAATTGATAACTTCTCGTTAAAGAGGTCCGAATGGAGCTCCATATAGTGGATCTTATGTTAGGTCTGGGGACCGGCCTGATTTTGGGGGTAGGGCTCACCCTGGCCGGAATCAAGATCAAAGGTTTGTTTAAGGGCTCGGAAGTCAAGCGCCTGCGGGAGGAAAACCGCCACCTGAAGCGCCGCATAGAGGAAAAGGACCGTCATATCGGACGGATGCTGACGGAGACGGAAAAATTGGTTCAGGGATTGGCCAAGGTCAAGATTCCCGTCCCGCCGCAGGTCGAATAAATCAAACCTCCGGAGTAAAAAATCTTTTTTTGGCGAGAAAGACCCATGTCTAAACAAAACCTTTCCGTTAAGGGTGGATTAGCCGGGGCCTTAATCGGGCTGGCGGCTGACGTAACCATCACTGAAATCACCGGCTACCATATCACCCACGGTTTGCTGGAGTTGGTGGGGGCCGCGGTCGGCCTGTGGCGTTTGGATCGCCGCTTGGGCGAGTCCTTGCAGGACACCATCGTCCGGGCCCGGCTCAGTGATGAAGAAGATTACCGCCAGGTAGCTAAACGGATTGATGAGCTGACCGAAGATTTGCCTGAACTGCGGGAGACCATTCTCAGGATGGTGGAAGCGGGGATGTCGGCCCAGAAAGCCTGAAATGCTGGGTCTCAACCTGCTCTTTCGTCTGGGCCGCTGGCTGCTGGTCGAGCCCGTGGAAGAATCGGGCCTGATGCCCGAGGGCTATTACCGCTCTCGGGCCTTGGCGGCCCTGGAAGAGGACGATTTCCCGGAGAGCTTGCGTTATCTTAAACTGGCCGGGCCGCCCGACCGCGAGGCGGTCCGGCTGCTGGGCCAACAGGCGGTAGAGGAATTGCAGCAGCAAACACCACCGGCTGCCTATTCCGGGCGCTACCAGGAGCTGCTGGACCAGGAATACCAGGCCCTGGACCTGCTGGGACGTTATGAACAGGAGGCTATGGCGTATCTGGGGTGAGGCGCGGGTGGTGAGTTTTCTGGTTTCTGTTTGACTAGACAGAAATTATAATCATATCGGCTACTTGGGACTGAGTTTAGCTATTAGGCCAGAGTCAAATTTTCCAAAATAATATATGTTAGATCCAGAGCGCCTTCCCGATCTTACTCGAAACTCGAAACTCGAAACTCGAAATTCCTCTTATATGGACGAGGCCCTGAGTGAGGCGCGAAAGGCCCTGGCCGCGGGCGAAGTGCCGGTGGGAGCGGTGCTGGTCGGGCCGGATGGGGAGATCTGGGGAAGGGGTCATAATCAGCCCATTAAGCTGGCTGATCCCACCGCGCACGCTGAAATTTTGGCGTTGCGGGAGGCCGCGGCCAAAGTCCGAAATTACCGATTGCCCGGCACTACCCTCTATGTTACTATTGAACCATGTCTGATGTGCCTGGGGGCGATAATCCAGGCCCGCGTGCAACGGCTGGTGTTCGGCGCGCCGGATCCAAAAGCCGGGGCTTGCATCTCCCTATACCAGATTCCCGCTGACCCTCGGTTGAATCATCGGCTGGAGGTGCAAGGCGGCATGCTGGAAGCAGAATGCCGGGCCCTGATTCAGGAGTTTTTTCGCACCCGGCGGCAGGCTGCAAGCTCCAGACAAGAGGCCCGATCCCAAAGTTTGGAAGAATTGTAAAAAGTCCATTATCCCCCCTCTCCCTGAAGGGAGAGGGCCAGGGTAAGGGTGTAAATAAAAGCTGGAGGGGTACCGAAGAGGCCGTAACGGGGTCGACTCGAAATCGACTTGGGGGCTAATCACTCCCACGTGGGTTCGAATCCCACCCCCTCCGCCATGATTAGTGGTCAGTTGGAATTGGTTAGTTTTCAGTTATAGATTATTTGCACCAAATAGATTTAGCTTAATTAAAAACCGAAAACTAAAAACCCGGAACTTTTTTATGGAGAGATGCCCGAGAGGCTGAAGGGGCGCGACTGGAAATCGCGTGTACGCCCAAAAGGTGTACCGAGGGTTCGAATCCCTCTCTCTCCGCCATTATAAAGTTTTCAGTTGTCAATTATAAAGTTTTCAGTTGTCAGTTATTGAGTATTAGCTCAAGCGAGTTTTCCTGCTTCTGACCTGAAAACCGAAAACAGAAAACTGCATTTTTATGTCTTATCTGGTACTGGCCCGCAAGTGGCGTCCGCAGACTTTTGAAGAGGTGGTGGGACAGGAGCATGTCACCCAGACCCTGAAGAATGCCATTGCTCAAGGGCGAGTAGCCCACGCCTTTCTATTCAGCGGCCCCCGCGGGGTGGGCAAAACCTCGGTGGCCCGCATTCTGGCCAAGGCGCTGAATTGCGCGTCGGGGCCGACGGCCCATCCCTGCAACCAATGTCAGTCCTGTCAGGAGATCACTCAGGGCCATAGTCTGGATGTCCTGGAGATCGATGGGGCCTCCAATCGGGGCATTGATGAGGTCCGGGAACTTAGAGAAAATATCAGATACTTACCGGCACACGGCCGTTATAAGGTCTATATTATTGACGAAGTCCATATGCTCACCAAAGAGGCCTTTAATGCCCTGCTCAAAACCCTGGAAGAGCCGCCGTCGCATGTCCTGTTTGTCATGGCCACCACCGAGCCGCATAAGGTGCCGGTGACCATTTTATCCCGCTGTCAGCGCTATGATTTCAAGCGCCTGCCGGCCCCCTTGATCCAGGAGCATCTGGCCCGTCTGACCGCCCAGGAAGGCTGGCAGTTGGCACCGGAGGGGCTGCGACTCTTGGCTACGGAGGCCGAGGGCAGCCTGCGGGACGCCCTGGGGTTGCTGGACCAGGTAGTGACCTTTGGAGGCCGGCAAGTC harbors:
- a CDS encoding LUD domain-containing protein — protein: MVNTSGAITIFDLALDLYLLFSRLTEARAHGQEVHGPDQLALALATRGHPPLVLEDHPWLQEVASRLGNRGVTEVSFLSHLSPDQAWTADIDTAVTVAAGAIPETGSILINALSPLAFRLSLRPRKQIVIVPADRATLTLAQALEWTAQEPSGLVSWLTGPSRTADIEKTLVLGAQGAESLEVLIYTPET
- a CDS encoding aminopeptidase P family protein, with the translated sequence MERVPTVEIESRITHLQRQLVSHKIDLALIAQNTDLFYYSGTVVDGFLAVPAQDQPILAVRRPQQRLDTEGSVWQVRNFNNFKDLHSILEKAGLSRQAVIGLELDVLPAALYLKLGEQVFPRNQIIDASTIIRRQRMIKSAYEIEQQRRAAALLDQALQMATDLLKPGMTELELDAAVVYHLRRLGHQGLARIRRWNLELFFGHVLSGISGLKAAYTDTPSGGTGVSPAFPQGAGWKRLAPGEPISIDFLACVNGYIIDQTRMYALGSLPEAAWEAFAVVEDLYRMFEAEARPGVRPGDIYNCLWEEVRVRGRQDYFMGVGQDRVRFIGHGVGLEADEFPLLSAHFPYPFEADMVVAFEPKFFLPEIGMIGQEDTGRITPTGVEWLTVSPPGIAVKPV
- a CDS encoding NAD-dependent succinate-semialdehyde dehydrogenase, whose amino-acid sequence is MQSINPATGQVIKQYPEHHLWECQDILLRVDKAWKSWKSTSFSERAALTKRVGQALLAHQDQYAQLITQEMGKIIKTARAEVEKCAFICDYYADNAEAMLADEAIPLESGRSFVSFEPIGVVLGIMPWNFPFWQVCRYAVPALIAGNACVLKHASNVPGCALALEEVFRQAGFPEDIFRTLLIPGSQVEPLIGHEVIKGVALTGSEKAGSQVAAAAGRHLKKTVMELGGTDPFVVLEDADFDLCCTLAVKARMQNAGQTCIAAKRFIVLEKVAAAFEARHKQLVENLVVGDPLKEETNLGPLARADLREQLHQQVQDSIKMGARLVTGGKSLDGPGFYYTPTILAEVKKGMPVYDQETFGPVSALITVKDEEEAIAVANDSPYGLGGSIWTRDLKRGERLARRIESGTVVVNTMTKSDPRLPFGGVKRSGYGREMSHYGIKEFVNIKTIYIA
- a CDS encoding amidohydrolase, which gives rise to MEFDHLIHNALVLTLEPGVPPLANGYVAVQGDRIAAVGQEASAAELPAAREQLDVQGSLVMPGLINTHTHAAMTLFRGLADDLPLEDWLHKYIFPAEVRYVDAEFVHWGTRLAIAEMLRGGITTVGDGYFFAAAARHAYLETGLRAVMAQGVLDFPVPGVPDPQDNLKVAAEFIDSGAGGGQRLVTSTLFCHAPYTCRAGTLQQAKALTRERNLPFFIHLAETQAEVDRMKQVHGLSPVAYLDSLGILDSLTVAAHAIWVDEADQEILARRGVKVSHCPEGNLKLASGVAPVPELLHKGICVGLGTDGAASNNNLDLFGEMALAAKLHKVIRLDPTCLPAPEVVALATREGARVLGLADRTGTITPGKAADLIILDLDQPHLTPLYDPYSHLVYAARAADVKDVMADGRWLLREREFLTLDWDETRQRVHELTHSRGMSSFGASDLEPPV
- the tadA gene encoding tRNA adenosine(34) deaminase TadA — protein: MLDPERLPDLTRNSKLETRNSSYMDEALSEARKALAAGEVPVGAVLVGPDGEIWGRGHNQPIKLADPTAHAEILALREAAAKVRNYRLPGTTLYVTIEPCLMCLGAIIQARVQRLVFGAPDPKAGACISLYQIPADPRLNHRLEVQGGMLEAECRALIQEFFRTRRQAASSRQEARSQSLEEL